A genome region from Dickeya chrysanthemi NCPPB 402 includes the following:
- a CDS encoding M15 family metallopeptidase, producing the protein MQESGNVKKPVALSDLRVSSIPVAECHEKLVDIVGIHKNIFVDDSLDNHSHLEYTPVFKVRESVAERLTRAANLLPDDYGFIIKESFRPVSMQKFYFNRRLKRLAAEYLTLSHEELVRLTSEFVAPPNVAGHPTGGAIDLLLCLSGKICDMGSEYDMDIASSNGKCMSFCENISEKAQKNRNIMFSVLSANGFVNYPFEWWHWSYGDKYWAAMTNAQFALYDYVK; encoded by the coding sequence ATGCAAGAGTCTGGCAATGTTAAAAAACCTGTGGCACTTTCTGATTTACGAGTGTCATCAATACCTGTAGCTGAGTGTCATGAAAAGCTGGTGGATATAGTTGGTATTCATAAGAATATATTTGTTGATGATTCATTAGACAACCATTCTCATCTGGAGTATACCCCCGTATTTAAAGTCAGGGAATCTGTTGCTGAACGTTTGACTCGTGCTGCAAACTTACTTCCTGATGATTATGGATTCATCATCAAGGAAAGTTTCAGACCTGTTTCGATGCAGAAGTTCTATTTTAATCGGCGATTAAAACGGCTTGCAGCAGAATACTTAACACTTTCACACGAAGAGCTGGTTAGGTTGACATCAGAATTTGTTGCGCCACCCAATGTAGCTGGGCACCCTACTGGAGGTGCTATCGATCTGCTGCTGTGTTTGTCCGGAAAAATATGTGATATGGGGTCAGAATATGATATGGATATCGCATCTTCCAATGGAAAGTGTATGAGTTTTTGTGAAAATATCTCCGAGAAAGCACAAAAAAATCGAAATATTATGTTTAGTGTGTTATCAGCTAATGGCTTTGTCAATTACCCATTTGAGTGGTGGCATTGGTCATATGGTGATAAATACTGGGCTGCTATGACCAATGCACAATTTGCATTGTATGATTATGTTAAATAA